One region of Emys orbicularis isolate rEmyOrb1 chromosome 6, rEmyOrb1.hap1, whole genome shotgun sequence genomic DNA includes:
- the SRP19 gene encoding signal recognition particle 19 kDa protein isoform X2, whose translation MAWAATSPADKERFICIYPAYLNNKKTIAEGRRIPMDKAIENPTSTEIQDVCAAIGLNVLVERNKLYPREWNRDMQYRGRVRVQLKLEDGNPCLPQFPTREWSIC comes from the exons ATGGCCTGGGCCGCCACCTCCCCGGCGGACAAGGAGAG attcatCTGCATCTATCCAGCATACTTAAATAACAAGAAGACAATAGCAGAAGGAAGAAGAATACCTATGGACAAA gCCATTGAAAATCCCACATCTACAGAAATCCAAGATGTATGTGCAGCAATTGGACTCAATGTGCTTGTAGAG AGGAACAAGTTGTACCCTAGAGAGTGGAACCGTGATATGCAATATAGAGGCAGAGTACGAGTTCAGCTCAAGCTGGAAGATGGCAACCCATGTTTACCTCAGTTTCCAACACGTGAGTGGAGTATTTGTTGA